One part of the Rutidosis leptorrhynchoides isolate AG116_Rl617_1_P2 chromosome 1, CSIRO_AGI_Rlap_v1, whole genome shotgun sequence genome encodes these proteins:
- the LOC139857631 gene encoding uncharacterized protein At5g48480-like, which yields MATESTNGANAVTAQSGTFTALKPQVFVEPSKANDAVSFYKSAFGGKEVNRVNHPLLLSAEIKSGSASILISDIVDDSTAPVKATGTGLVFRLEAENVEAAVEQAVKAGVVAEGEGEVTEGDGALYGGRIGKVKDPYGVVWLISGSEKKLDDVEA from the coding sequence ATGGCAACCGAATCAACAAACGGAGCAAACGCCGTCACGGCTCAATCAGGTACGTTCACGGCGCTAAAACCGCAGGTGTTCGTTGAACCTTCAAAGGCGAACGACGCCGTTTCGTTCTACAAATCCGCCTTCGGTGGTAAGGAAGTGAACCGTGTGAATCATCCATTGCTTCTCTCTGCTGAAATCAAAAGCGGTTCTGCTTCGATTCTTATTTCTGACATCGTTGATGATTCTACTGCTCCCGTTAAAGCTACTGGTACGGGGCTGGTGTTCCGGCTGGAGGCAGAGAACGTTGAAGCTGCTGTGGAGCAGGCTGTGAAAGCTGGTGTTGTAGCTGAGGGTGAAGGCGAGGTAACAGAAGGTGATGGCGCGTTGTACGGAGGGCGCATTGGTAAGGTAAAAGACCCCTATGGCGTGGTCTGGCTAATCTCTGGTTCTGAGAAAAAGCTTGACGACGTGGAAGCGTAA